From a single Arachis hypogaea cultivar Tifrunner chromosome 3, arahy.Tifrunner.gnm2.J5K5, whole genome shotgun sequence genomic region:
- the LOC112789889 gene encoding uncharacterized protein isoform X1 has product MPYPVIVDDNDIDDAALWAVIDSAAASHSSSKSKTLPTITYPNQRQSPSPVSKPSPSPVSSLPPGKFHRISRDSGEVVQESWAYRPPRKVARIAAPPEANVSGSPLALVRTVERTPPAKAYASPESYLSPGIGKLTGQEVSGSCTELSPQCFGGGGRRSEKVDEEKENGMWHGLSGRFPSVSLFKEYQNAAMAILEKTDYTLISGKSFIKKTGWRKISCYFNISYEIRDKNIEFDENRNVHRAEFVVRAYMQYVLVWGGRFSDGWGSCERCEKRFQKPNHDIPSTAETRAKNKACQVRHFWCVLCLFYFVFGTLGAMRFGSKISYKLLT; this is encoded by the exons ATGCCGTACCCCGTCATTGTCGACGACAATGACATAGACGACGCCGCTTTGTGGGCCGTAATCGATTCCGCCGCAGCATCCCACTCCTCATCGAAATCCAAAACCCTACCAACCATCACTTATCCCAATCAACGCCAATCCCCTTCTCCGGTATCCAAACCATCGCCGTCGCCGGTATCGTCGCTTCCGCCGGGAAAGTTCCACCGGATATCGCGGGATTCCGGCGAGGTTGTGCAGGAGTCGTGGGCTTACCGACCGCCGAGGAAGGTGGCGAGGATCGCTGCTCCTCCAGAGGCCAACGTGAGCGGCAGCCCTCTCGCTTTGGTCAGGACCGTGGAGAGGACACCGCCAGCGAAGGCCTATGCGTCGCCGGAGTCTTACCTGTCGCCGGGGATTGGAAAATTGACAGGGCAAGAGGTGAGCGGGAGCTGCACGGAGTTGTCGCCACAGTGTTTTGGCGGCGGCGGAAGGAGGAGCGAGAAGGTAGATGAGGAGAAGGAGAATGGCATGTGGCATGGCTTGTCTGGAAGGTTTCCTTCGGTTTCTTTGTTCAAGGAGTACCAAAATGCAGCTATGGCG ATTTTGGAGAAAACTGATTACACTTTGATTTCAGGAAAGTCTTTCATTAAAAAAACAG GTTGGAGAAAGATATCTTGCTACTTTAATATTTCTTATGAAATCAGAGATAAGAACATTGAGTTTGATGAGAATCGCAATGTTCACCGTGCTGAGTTTGTTGTTCGTGCATACATGCAGTATGTTCTTGTTTG GGGTGGCAGATTCTCAGATGGCTGGGGCTCTTGTGAGCGATGTGAAAAGAGATTTCAGAAACCAAATCATGATATTCCAAGCACAGCTGAGACCAGAGCCAAAAACAAAGCTTGTCAGGTACGTCATTTTTGGTGTGTACtttgtctattttattttgtttttggtacATTGGGAGCAATGAGGTTTGGATCTAAGATTTCTTACAAACTACTCACCTAA
- the LOC112789889 gene encoding uncharacterized protein isoform X6, translated as MPYPVIVDDNDIDDAALWAVIDSAAASHSSSKSKTLPTITYPNQRQSPSPVSKPSPSPVSSLPPGKFHRISRDSGEVVQESWAYRPPRKVARIAAPPEANVSGSPLALVRTVERTPPAKAYASPESYLSPGIGKLTGQEVSGSCTELSPQCFGGGGRRSEKVDEEKENGMWHGLSGRFPSVSLFKEYQNAAMAILEKTDYTLISGKSFIKKTGWRKISCYFNISYEIRDKNIEFDENRNVHRAEFVVRAYMQGGRFSDGWGSCERCEKRFQKPNHDIPSTAETRAKNKACQDLLGIGEYRPGATSQVH; from the exons ATGCCGTACCCCGTCATTGTCGACGACAATGACATAGACGACGCCGCTTTGTGGGCCGTAATCGATTCCGCCGCAGCATCCCACTCCTCATCGAAATCCAAAACCCTACCAACCATCACTTATCCCAATCAACGCCAATCCCCTTCTCCGGTATCCAAACCATCGCCGTCGCCGGTATCGTCGCTTCCGCCGGGAAAGTTCCACCGGATATCGCGGGATTCCGGCGAGGTTGTGCAGGAGTCGTGGGCTTACCGACCGCCGAGGAAGGTGGCGAGGATCGCTGCTCCTCCAGAGGCCAACGTGAGCGGCAGCCCTCTCGCTTTGGTCAGGACCGTGGAGAGGACACCGCCAGCGAAGGCCTATGCGTCGCCGGAGTCTTACCTGTCGCCGGGGATTGGAAAATTGACAGGGCAAGAGGTGAGCGGGAGCTGCACGGAGTTGTCGCCACAGTGTTTTGGCGGCGGCGGAAGGAGGAGCGAGAAGGTAGATGAGGAGAAGGAGAATGGCATGTGGCATGGCTTGTCTGGAAGGTTTCCTTCGGTTTCTTTGTTCAAGGAGTACCAAAATGCAGCTATGGCG ATTTTGGAGAAAACTGATTACACTTTGATTTCAGGAAAGTCTTTCATTAAAAAAACAG GTTGGAGAAAGATATCTTGCTACTTTAATATTTCTTATGAAATCAGAGATAAGAACATTGAGTTTGATGAGAATCGCAATGTTCACCGTGCTGAGTTTGTTGTTCGTGCATACATGCA GGGTGGCAGATTCTCAGATGGCTGGGGCTCTTGTGAGCGATGTGAAAAGAGATTTCAGAAACCAAATCATGATATTCCAAGCACAGCTGAGACCAGAGCCAAAAACAAAGCTTGTCAG GATTTGCTAGGAATTGGAGAATACCGACCTGGTGCAACAAGTCAAGTTCATTGA
- the LOC112789889 gene encoding uncharacterized protein isoform X4 encodes MPYPVIVDDNDIDDAALWAVIDSAAASHSSSKSKTLPTITYPNQRQSPSPVSKPSPSPVSSLPPGKFHRISRDSGEVVQESWAYRPPRKVARIAAPPEANVSGSPLALVRTVERTPPAKAYASPESYLSPGIGKLTGQEVSGSCTELSPQCFGGGGRRSEKVDEEKENGMWHGLSGRFPSVSLFKEYQNAAMAILEKTDYTLISGKSFIKKTGWRKISCYFNISYEIRDKNIEFDENRNVHRAEFVVRAYMQYVLVWGGRFSDGWGSCERCEKRFQKPNHDIPSTAETRAKNKACQDLLGIGEYRPGATSQVH; translated from the exons ATGCCGTACCCCGTCATTGTCGACGACAATGACATAGACGACGCCGCTTTGTGGGCCGTAATCGATTCCGCCGCAGCATCCCACTCCTCATCGAAATCCAAAACCCTACCAACCATCACTTATCCCAATCAACGCCAATCCCCTTCTCCGGTATCCAAACCATCGCCGTCGCCGGTATCGTCGCTTCCGCCGGGAAAGTTCCACCGGATATCGCGGGATTCCGGCGAGGTTGTGCAGGAGTCGTGGGCTTACCGACCGCCGAGGAAGGTGGCGAGGATCGCTGCTCCTCCAGAGGCCAACGTGAGCGGCAGCCCTCTCGCTTTGGTCAGGACCGTGGAGAGGACACCGCCAGCGAAGGCCTATGCGTCGCCGGAGTCTTACCTGTCGCCGGGGATTGGAAAATTGACAGGGCAAGAGGTGAGCGGGAGCTGCACGGAGTTGTCGCCACAGTGTTTTGGCGGCGGCGGAAGGAGGAGCGAGAAGGTAGATGAGGAGAAGGAGAATGGCATGTGGCATGGCTTGTCTGGAAGGTTTCCTTCGGTTTCTTTGTTCAAGGAGTACCAAAATGCAGCTATGGCG ATTTTGGAGAAAACTGATTACACTTTGATTTCAGGAAAGTCTTTCATTAAAAAAACAG GTTGGAGAAAGATATCTTGCTACTTTAATATTTCTTATGAAATCAGAGATAAGAACATTGAGTTTGATGAGAATCGCAATGTTCACCGTGCTGAGTTTGTTGTTCGTGCATACATGCAGTATGTTCTTGTTTG GGGTGGCAGATTCTCAGATGGCTGGGGCTCTTGTGAGCGATGTGAAAAGAGATTTCAGAAACCAAATCATGATATTCCAAGCACAGCTGAGACCAGAGCCAAAAACAAAGCTTGTCAG GATTTGCTAGGAATTGGAGAATACCGACCTGGTGCAACAAGTCAAGTTCATTGA
- the LOC112789889 gene encoding uncharacterized protein isoform X5, whose protein sequence is MPYPVIVDDNDIDDAALWAVIDSAAASHSSSKSKTLPTITYPNQRQSPSPVSKPSPSPVSSLPPGKFHRISRDSGEVVQESWAYRPPRKVARIAAPPEANVSGSPLALVRTVERTPPAKAYASPESYLSPGIGKLTGQEVSGSCTELSPQCFGGGGRRSEKVDEEKENGMWHGLSGRFPSVSLFKEYQNAAMAILEKTDYTLISGKSFIKKTGWRKISCYFNISYEIRDKNIEFDENRNVHRAEFVVRAYMQGGRFSDGWGSCERCEKRFQKPNHDIPSTAETRAKNKACQLFQTNLDHKHLARCYFYRIC, encoded by the exons ATGCCGTACCCCGTCATTGTCGACGACAATGACATAGACGACGCCGCTTTGTGGGCCGTAATCGATTCCGCCGCAGCATCCCACTCCTCATCGAAATCCAAAACCCTACCAACCATCACTTATCCCAATCAACGCCAATCCCCTTCTCCGGTATCCAAACCATCGCCGTCGCCGGTATCGTCGCTTCCGCCGGGAAAGTTCCACCGGATATCGCGGGATTCCGGCGAGGTTGTGCAGGAGTCGTGGGCTTACCGACCGCCGAGGAAGGTGGCGAGGATCGCTGCTCCTCCAGAGGCCAACGTGAGCGGCAGCCCTCTCGCTTTGGTCAGGACCGTGGAGAGGACACCGCCAGCGAAGGCCTATGCGTCGCCGGAGTCTTACCTGTCGCCGGGGATTGGAAAATTGACAGGGCAAGAGGTGAGCGGGAGCTGCACGGAGTTGTCGCCACAGTGTTTTGGCGGCGGCGGAAGGAGGAGCGAGAAGGTAGATGAGGAGAAGGAGAATGGCATGTGGCATGGCTTGTCTGGAAGGTTTCCTTCGGTTTCTTTGTTCAAGGAGTACCAAAATGCAGCTATGGCG ATTTTGGAGAAAACTGATTACACTTTGATTTCAGGAAAGTCTTTCATTAAAAAAACAG GTTGGAGAAAGATATCTTGCTACTTTAATATTTCTTATGAAATCAGAGATAAGAACATTGAGTTTGATGAGAATCGCAATGTTCACCGTGCTGAGTTTGTTGTTCGTGCATACATGCA GGGTGGCAGATTCTCAGATGGCTGGGGCTCTTGTGAGCGATGTGAAAAGAGATTTCAGAAACCAAATCATGATATTCCAAGCACAGCTGAGACCAGAGCCAAAAACAAAGCTTGTCAG CTTTTTCAGACCAACTTAGACCACAAACATCTAGCACGCTGTTACTTTTACAGGATTTGCTAG
- the LOC112789889 gene encoding uncharacterized protein isoform X3, which translates to MPYPVIVDDNDIDDAALWAVIDSAAASHSSSKSKTLPTITYPNQRQSPSPVSKPSPSPVSSLPPGKFHRISRDSGEVVQESWAYRPPRKVARIAAPPEANVSGSPLALVRTVERTPPAKAYASPESYLSPGIGKLTGQEVSGSCTELSPQCFGGGGRRSEKVDEEKENGMWHGLSGRFPSVSLFKEYQNAAMAILEKTDYTLISGKSFIKKTGWRKISCYFNISYEIRDKNIEFDENRNVHRAEFVVRAYMQYVLVWGGRFSDGWGSCERCEKRFQKPNHDIPSTAETRAKNKACQLFQTNLDHKHLARCYFYRIC; encoded by the exons ATGCCGTACCCCGTCATTGTCGACGACAATGACATAGACGACGCCGCTTTGTGGGCCGTAATCGATTCCGCCGCAGCATCCCACTCCTCATCGAAATCCAAAACCCTACCAACCATCACTTATCCCAATCAACGCCAATCCCCTTCTCCGGTATCCAAACCATCGCCGTCGCCGGTATCGTCGCTTCCGCCGGGAAAGTTCCACCGGATATCGCGGGATTCCGGCGAGGTTGTGCAGGAGTCGTGGGCTTACCGACCGCCGAGGAAGGTGGCGAGGATCGCTGCTCCTCCAGAGGCCAACGTGAGCGGCAGCCCTCTCGCTTTGGTCAGGACCGTGGAGAGGACACCGCCAGCGAAGGCCTATGCGTCGCCGGAGTCTTACCTGTCGCCGGGGATTGGAAAATTGACAGGGCAAGAGGTGAGCGGGAGCTGCACGGAGTTGTCGCCACAGTGTTTTGGCGGCGGCGGAAGGAGGAGCGAGAAGGTAGATGAGGAGAAGGAGAATGGCATGTGGCATGGCTTGTCTGGAAGGTTTCCTTCGGTTTCTTTGTTCAAGGAGTACCAAAATGCAGCTATGGCG ATTTTGGAGAAAACTGATTACACTTTGATTTCAGGAAAGTCTTTCATTAAAAAAACAG GTTGGAGAAAGATATCTTGCTACTTTAATATTTCTTATGAAATCAGAGATAAGAACATTGAGTTTGATGAGAATCGCAATGTTCACCGTGCTGAGTTTGTTGTTCGTGCATACATGCAGTATGTTCTTGTTTG GGGTGGCAGATTCTCAGATGGCTGGGGCTCTTGTGAGCGATGTGAAAAGAGATTTCAGAAACCAAATCATGATATTCCAAGCACAGCTGAGACCAGAGCCAAAAACAAAGCTTGTCAG CTTTTTCAGACCAACTTAGACCACAAACATCTAGCACGCTGTTACTTTTACAGGATTTGCTAG
- the LOC112789889 gene encoding uncharacterized protein isoform X2, translating into MPYPVIVDDNDIDDAALWAVIDSAAASHSSSKSKTLPTITYPNQRQSPSPVSKPSPSPVSSLPPGKFHRISRDSGEVVQESWAYRPPRKVARIAAPPEANVSGSPLALVRTVERTPPAKAYASPESYLSPGIGKLTGQEVSGSCTELSPQCFGGGGRRSEKVDEEKENGMWHGLSGRFPSVSLFKEYQNAAMAILEKTDYTLISGKSFIKKTGWRKISCYFNISYEIRDKNIEFDENRNVHRAEFVVRAYMQGGRFSDGWGSCERCEKRFQKPNHDIPSTAETRAKNKACQVRHFWCVLCLFYFVFGTLGAMRFGSKISYKLLT; encoded by the exons ATGCCGTACCCCGTCATTGTCGACGACAATGACATAGACGACGCCGCTTTGTGGGCCGTAATCGATTCCGCCGCAGCATCCCACTCCTCATCGAAATCCAAAACCCTACCAACCATCACTTATCCCAATCAACGCCAATCCCCTTCTCCGGTATCCAAACCATCGCCGTCGCCGGTATCGTCGCTTCCGCCGGGAAAGTTCCACCGGATATCGCGGGATTCCGGCGAGGTTGTGCAGGAGTCGTGGGCTTACCGACCGCCGAGGAAGGTGGCGAGGATCGCTGCTCCTCCAGAGGCCAACGTGAGCGGCAGCCCTCTCGCTTTGGTCAGGACCGTGGAGAGGACACCGCCAGCGAAGGCCTATGCGTCGCCGGAGTCTTACCTGTCGCCGGGGATTGGAAAATTGACAGGGCAAGAGGTGAGCGGGAGCTGCACGGAGTTGTCGCCACAGTGTTTTGGCGGCGGCGGAAGGAGGAGCGAGAAGGTAGATGAGGAGAAGGAGAATGGCATGTGGCATGGCTTGTCTGGAAGGTTTCCTTCGGTTTCTTTGTTCAAGGAGTACCAAAATGCAGCTATGGCG ATTTTGGAGAAAACTGATTACACTTTGATTTCAGGAAAGTCTTTCATTAAAAAAACAG GTTGGAGAAAGATATCTTGCTACTTTAATATTTCTTATGAAATCAGAGATAAGAACATTGAGTTTGATGAGAATCGCAATGTTCACCGTGCTGAGTTTGTTGTTCGTGCATACATGCA GGGTGGCAGATTCTCAGATGGCTGGGGCTCTTGTGAGCGATGTGAAAAGAGATTTCAGAAACCAAATCATGATATTCCAAGCACAGCTGAGACCAGAGCCAAAAACAAAGCTTGTCAGGTACGTCATTTTTGGTGTGTACtttgtctattttattttgtttttggtacATTGGGAGCAATGAGGTTTGGATCTAAGATTTCTTACAAACTACTCACCTAA